One Kitasatospora sp. NBC_01287 DNA window includes the following coding sequences:
- a CDS encoding sigma-70 family RNA polymerase sigma factor, giving the protein MDTPPPPFEALADLTKDPGTLERAKLLTDALNAVPDLQKWLRQLRQQDVLALHEAGMSYTDIAPHLGVKPERASGIARGASRSTNPGGSGRRTKAPGPAEPDGP; this is encoded by the coding sequence ATGGACACGCCGCCGCCACCCTTCGAAGCACTCGCCGACCTGACCAAAGACCCCGGCACCCTCGAACGCGCCAAGCTGCTCACCGACGCGCTGAACGCCGTGCCCGACCTGCAGAAGTGGCTGAGGCAGCTCCGCCAGCAGGACGTCTTGGCGCTCCACGAGGCCGGCATGTCCTACACCGACATCGCGCCCCACCTCGGCGTGAAGCCCGAACGCGCCTCAGGGATCGCCCGCGGCGCCTCCCGAAGCACCAACCCCGGCGGATCAGGCCGCCGCACCAAGGCCCCCGGCCCCGCCGAGCCCGACGGCCCCTGA